One segment of Thermosynechococcus sp. HN-54 DNA contains the following:
- a CDS encoding PspA/IM30 family protein: MGLLDRVGMVIRSNLNALVSAAEDPEKILEQTIIDMNADLVKLRQAVAQAIAAQKRLEQQYTQNLKDAQQWEERARLALNKGDEALALEALNRKKTAADTAAALKAQVDQMAVQVKTLKDNLTALESKISEAKTKKEMLKARARAAKASEQIHQAVSKVGTSNAMAAFERMEDKVLQMEARSQAIAELSGDTLESKFQALQSSASKQDVEFELLEMKRQMGLLPDAPSAGTLPQSSPSTSQLNININVSTPEVQDTPRTSSSPQSKSIDDDMAELRRLLDS, encoded by the coding sequence ATGGGTTTACTTGATCGTGTGGGCATGGTGATTCGCTCTAACCTCAATGCCCTAGTCAGTGCTGCCGAAGATCCAGAAAAAATTCTTGAGCAAACGATTATTGATATGAATGCCGACTTGGTGAAGTTACGCCAAGCGGTTGCTCAGGCCATTGCCGCCCAAAAACGACTCGAACAACAGTACACCCAAAATCTTAAGGATGCCCAGCAGTGGGAAGAGCGGGCACGGCTTGCCCTCAATAAGGGGGATGAAGCGCTTGCTCTCGAAGCCCTAAATCGCAAGAAAACAGCAGCAGATACCGCCGCTGCCCTTAAAGCCCAAGTGGATCAAATGGCGGTGCAGGTGAAAACCCTCAAGGACAACTTGACGGCTCTTGAAAGCAAAATTTCGGAGGCGAAAACGAAGAAGGAAATGCTCAAGGCACGTGCCCGGGCAGCCAAGGCCTCTGAGCAAATTCATCAGGCCGTCAGCAAGGTGGGCACCTCCAATGCGATGGCCGCATTTGAACGCATGGAAGATAAAGTTTTGCAAATGGAAGCCCGCTCACAAGCGATCGCTGAGCTGAGTGGCGATACGCTCGAAAGTAAATTCCAAGCGCTCCAAAGCAGTGCCAGCAAACAGGATGTGGAATTTGAACTGCTGGAAATGAAGCGGCAGATGGGTTTGTTGCCCGATGCCCCCTCTGCGGGGACGCTCCCCCAGAGTTCCCCTAGCACCAGTCAGTTGAATATCAACATCAACGTTTCTACGCCAGAAGTGCAGGACACGCCACGCACCAGTTCGTCGCCTCAGAGTAAATCTATTGATGACGATATGGCAGAACTCCGCCGCCTACTGGATAGTTAA
- a CDS encoding CAAD domain-containing protein, with translation MNEFETSPTTETTHTEKPIFEPTPAPAPLAELESQPASPKVGGLTDEQWQQAREKLYWLLTVFPDQVSTFLGEYQQPLRTLLIILATVPFVALAVAILEVVNAIPLLGPTCELVGFGYTCWFLYRYVLFESGRREFGQKVNEYKSRILGNEGGSSS, from the coding sequence ATGAATGAATTTGAGACATCCCCAACCACAGAAACCACCCATACAGAAAAGCCTATCTTTGAGCCGACCCCTGCGCCAGCGCCCCTTGCAGAATTAGAATCCCAGCCGGCATCCCCCAAGGTGGGTGGCCTCACAGATGAACAGTGGCAACAGGCTCGCGAAAAACTTTATTGGCTCCTCACGGTCTTCCCCGATCAGGTTAGTACGTTTCTTGGTGAGTATCAGCAGCCCCTCCGCACCCTTCTGATCATTCTGGCAACAGTTCCCTTTGTGGCACTTGCGGTGGCTATTTTAGAGGTCGTGAATGCCATTCCTCTCCTAGGCCCCACCTGCGAACTGGTCGGCTTTGGCTACACTTGTTGGTTTCTCTATCGCTATGTCCTCTTTGAATCCGGTCGCCGTGAATTTGGCCAGAAGGTGAACGAGTATAAATCCCGTATCCTTGGCAATGAAGGCGGCAGTTCTTCCTAA
- the ffh gene encoding signal recognition particle protein, giving the protein MFDALAERLESAWKTLRGQDKITENNIQEALREVRRALLEADVNLQVAKDFIENVRQRAIGAEVIAGVRPDQQFIKIVYDALVEVMGESHSPLAHVQPPPTIILMAGLQGTGKTTATAKLALHLRKEHRSSLLVATDVYRPAAIEQLITLGKQIDVPVFEMGTEVSPVEIARQGVAKAKELGVDTVIIDTAGRLQIDADMMAELAAIKDAVQPHETLLVVDAMTGQEAANLTRAFHEQVGITGAILTKLDGDTRGGAALSVRQVSGQPIKFIGVGEKVEALQPFYPDRLASRILGMGDVLTLVEKAQEEVDLADAEKMSRKILEAQFDFDDFLKQLRLLKNMGSLAGIMKLIPGMNKISTEQLQQGEVQLKRAEAMINSMTREERHNPELLASSPSRRERVAKGSGYQVADVTKLVSDFQRMRSLMQQMGQGGFPSMGRPSMNPMGRGGRAQAPKKPKKQKKRKGFGVL; this is encoded by the coding sequence ATGTTTGACGCCCTTGCCGAACGCCTTGAATCTGCGTGGAAAACCCTACGGGGTCAAGACAAAATTACGGAAAACAATATCCAAGAGGCTCTCAGGGAAGTGCGCCGTGCCCTATTGGAGGCCGACGTCAACCTACAGGTTGCCAAAGATTTTATTGAAAATGTGCGTCAGCGGGCGATCGGTGCCGAGGTGATTGCTGGGGTTCGTCCTGACCAGCAATTTATCAAAATTGTTTACGATGCCCTTGTGGAGGTCATGGGGGAATCCCATAGCCCCCTTGCCCACGTGCAGCCACCCCCCACGATTATTCTCATGGCAGGTTTACAGGGAACGGGGAAAACCACCGCCACAGCAAAGCTTGCCTTGCACCTGCGCAAAGAACACCGCAGCAGCCTCTTAGTGGCCACCGATGTCTATCGTCCCGCTGCCATTGAGCAGTTAATAACCCTTGGCAAACAAATTGACGTGCCGGTGTTTGAAATGGGCACCGAGGTAAGCCCTGTGGAAATTGCCCGCCAAGGGGTGGCCAAGGCCAAGGAACTCGGTGTCGATACCGTGATTATTGACACAGCGGGGCGCCTCCAAATTGATGCCGACATGATGGCGGAACTGGCGGCCATTAAGGACGCGGTACAACCCCACGAAACCCTCTTAGTAGTGGATGCAATGACAGGGCAAGAGGCGGCCAATCTTACCCGTGCCTTCCATGAGCAGGTGGGGATTACGGGAGCCATTCTCACCAAACTGGATGGCGATACACGCGGCGGTGCAGCTCTCTCGGTGCGTCAGGTCTCAGGACAGCCGATTAAGTTTATTGGTGTGGGTGAAAAAGTTGAGGCTCTCCAGCCCTTTTATCCCGATCGCTTGGCCTCTCGCATCTTGGGGATGGGGGATGTCCTTACCCTAGTGGAAAAAGCCCAAGAGGAAGTGGACCTAGCCGATGCCGAAAAAATGTCCCGCAAAATCCTCGAAGCCCAGTTTGACTTTGATGACTTCCTCAAGCAGCTGCGCCTACTAAAAAATATGGGTTCCCTTGCGGGAATTATGAAGCTCATCCCCGGCATGAATAAAATTTCAACAGAGCAACTCCAGCAGGGGGAAGTGCAACTCAAACGGGCGGAGGCCATGATTAACTCCATGACCCGCGAAGAGCGCCACAATCCTGAACTTTTGGCTAGCTCCCCCAGTCGGCGTGAACGGGTCGCCAAAGGCTCGGGCTATCAGGTGGCCGATGTCACAAAGCTCGTGAGTGATTTCCAGCGCATGCGATCGCTGATGCAGCAGATGGGTCAAGGGGGCTTTCCGAGCATGGGTAGGCCAAGCATGAACCCAATGGGTCGAGGGGGACGTGCTCAAGCTCCCAAAAAGCCCAAGAAACAAAAGAAACGCAAAGGCTTTGGCGTGCTTTAG
- a CDS encoding glycoside hydrolase family 57 protein yields the protein MAIGYLALVLHAHLPFVRHPESDYVLEEEWLFEAITETYVPLIRMFEGLKRDGVDFKITMSMTPPLISMLRDPLLQERYDQHLAKLEELAELEVERNTYNGHIRYLAEHYAQEFNNVRQTWENYDRDLVKAFKQFQDTNNLEIITCGATHGYLPLMKMYPQAVWAQLQVACEHYEQTFGRPPKGIWLPECAYYEGLERMLADAGLRYFITDGHGILYARPRPRFGTYAPIFTETGVAAFGRDHESSQQVWSSEVGYPGAPEYREFYKDLGWEADYEYIKPYIMPNGQRKNTGIKYHKITGRGLGLGDKQLYDPYWAREKAAEHAANFMFNRENQIRYLYHLMQRPPIVVSPYDAELYGHWWYEGPWFLDFLFRKVWFDQDTFAMTHLADYLRAHPTQQVCRPSQSSWGYKGFHEYWLNDTNAWIYPHLHKAAERMIELAKGEPWDELSWRALNQAARELLLAQSSDWAFIMRTGTMVPYAVRRTRSHLMRFHKLYDDIKAQKIDAGWLEKVEAIDNIFPHINYRVYRPL from the coding sequence ATGGCAATTGGTTATTTAGCGCTGGTTTTGCATGCTCACCTCCCCTTCGTCCGCCACCCTGAGAGCGACTACGTCCTAGAGGAAGAGTGGCTCTTTGAGGCCATTACTGAAACCTACGTGCCCCTGATCCGAATGTTTGAGGGGCTGAAGCGTGACGGCGTGGACTTCAAAATCACGATGAGTATGACGCCGCCGTTAATCTCAATGCTGCGAGATCCGCTACTTCAGGAACGCTACGATCAGCACTTGGCAAAACTGGAGGAACTGGCGGAGCTAGAGGTAGAGCGCAATACCTACAACGGCCACATCCGCTACCTTGCTGAGCACTATGCCCAAGAATTCAACAACGTGCGGCAAACGTGGGAAAACTACGATCGCGACCTCGTCAAGGCCTTCAAGCAGTTTCAAGACACCAATAACCTTGAAATCATTACCTGTGGTGCTACCCACGGCTACCTGCCCCTGATGAAAATGTATCCCCAAGCGGTGTGGGCACAACTGCAAGTGGCCTGTGAGCACTATGAGCAAACCTTTGGCCGGCCACCCAAGGGCATCTGGCTGCCAGAGTGCGCCTACTACGAAGGGCTGGAGCGAATGCTAGCCGATGCTGGGTTGCGCTATTTCATTACCGATGGCCACGGTATTCTCTATGCTCGTCCCCGGCCACGTTTTGGCACCTATGCGCCCATTTTTACCGAAACGGGGGTCGCTGCCTTTGGCCGTGATCACGAATCCTCGCAGCAGGTGTGGTCGTCGGAGGTGGGTTATCCGGGTGCCCCTGAATACCGCGAATTCTACAAAGACTTGGGTTGGGAAGCAGACTACGAATACATCAAGCCCTACATCATGCCCAATGGCCAACGCAAAAATACGGGGATTAAGTACCACAAAATTACCGGTCGTGGCCTTGGCTTAGGAGATAAGCAGCTCTATGACCCCTACTGGGCACGGGAAAAAGCCGCCGAACACGCGGCCAACTTCATGTTTAACCGCGAGAACCAAATTCGCTACCTCTACCACTTGATGCAGCGCCCGCCGATTGTGGTCTCTCCCTACGATGCCGAACTCTATGGTCACTGGTGGTACGAAGGGCCTTGGTTTTTGGACTTTCTTTTCCGCAAAGTTTGGTTTGACCAAGACACCTTTGCCATGACCCACTTGGCAGACTATCTACGTGCCCATCCCACCCAGCAGGTGTGCCGTCCCTCCCAGTCGAGTTGGGGCTACAAGGGCTTCCATGAATACTGGCTCAATGACACCAATGCTTGGATTTACCCCCACCTCCATAAGGCCGCTGAACGGATGATTGAACTGGCCAAGGGGGAGCCGTGGGATGAACTGAGTTGGCGTGCCCTCAACCAAGCGGCACGGGAATTGCTCTTGGCTCAATCCTCAGACTGGGCCTTTATCATGCGCACAGGAACCATGGTGCCCTATGCAGTTCGCCGCACCCGTAGCCACCTGATGCGCTTCCACAAGCTCTACGATGACATCAAGGCACAAAAAATTGATGCGGGTTGGTTAGAAAAGGTGGAAGCCATTGATAATATCTTTCCCCACATTAACTATCGGGTCTATCGCCCGTTGTAG
- a CDS encoding HAD family hydrolase: MGQLLPRLLALDFDGVLCNGLREYFQTSWRVYQQVWPDQTIALSLETLEHQFGQLRPVITVGWEMPLLLRAIVEGTPTPEILQDWPTVRDRLLAKYHLTAADLGQRVDSLRDRWIQTDWPSWLALHDFYDGVIAALQRWQAQGQPLAIVTTKEQRFVTYLLEQAGVSFPPEAIYGKEQQQPKPVILQALQSTYGAPLWFVEDRLGALLQVAATPALGATELFLATWGYTTAGDRAQAEADPRIHLLNLKQFCEFPHWLSP, encoded by the coding sequence ATGGGACAACTTCTTCCTCGCCTTCTGGCCTTAGATTTTGATGGCGTGCTCTGCAATGGCCTACGGGAATATTTCCAAACCAGTTGGCGGGTCTATCAGCAGGTGTGGCCTGACCAGACGATTGCGCTTTCCCTTGAAACCCTCGAGCATCAATTTGGCCAACTGCGGCCTGTGATTACGGTGGGTTGGGAGATGCCACTGCTGCTGCGGGCAATTGTTGAAGGTACCCCTACTCCAGAGATTCTCCAAGACTGGCCAACGGTGCGCGATCGCCTACTTGCCAAATATCATCTCACTGCTGCGGATTTGGGACAGCGGGTGGATAGCCTACGCGATCGCTGGATTCAAACCGATTGGCCAAGCTGGTTAGCGCTCCATGACTTTTATGACGGTGTCATAGCTGCTCTGCAACGCTGGCAGGCTCAGGGGCAACCCCTAGCGATTGTCACCACCAAGGAACAGCGTTTTGTCACCTATTTGCTGGAGCAAGCGGGCGTTTCCTTTCCCCCTGAGGCCATTTATGGCAAAGAGCAGCAGCAGCCCAAGCCCGTGATTCTTCAAGCCCTCCAGTCCACCTATGGCGCCCCTCTGTGGTTTGTCGAAGATCGCCTTGGAGCGCTTTTACAGGTCGCAGCCACACCAGCGCTAGGGGCAACAGAACTCTTCTTGGCCACATGGGGCTATACCACTGCGGGCGATCGCGCCCAAGCCGAGGCAGATCCACGCATCCATCTCCTCAACCTAAAACAATTTTGTGAATTTCCCCACTGGCTTTCCCCCTAA
- a CDS encoding transposase produces the protein MKVRYQYRIYPTLGQQAKLARLFGCCRVVWNDALALIKSIPKGEKWPSNTELQKLCITQAKKLEGRKWLSEVSNIPLQQSIRDLAAALKNFFESRKGRQVGFPRFKKKTNEQSARFTRGGFAIKGKKVYLAKMGEVKIKWSRPLPAEPSSVTVIKDCAGRYFLSFVVEVEPVHIEPKNQGVGVDLGLETLATLSTGEKVKAPDTSALDRKLRKGKRKLARAVKSSKRYERLRIAIARIESKQRHIRKDFNQKLATRLVRDNSVVVLEDLNVSGMMKNRRLARAIHRAGWRQIRTMCEAKGKMIAGREVRTINRWEPTSQVCSCCGYRWGKLDLSIRSVVCLNCGAEHDRDENASKNIEAAGLCRPEWADAKQCKTSVEAVACPPTRQESA, from the coding sequence GTGAAAGTCCGATACCAGTACAGAATCTACCCAACTCTAGGGCAACAGGCCAAACTTGCCCGGCTGTTCGGTTGTTGTCGTGTCGTCTGGAATGATGCACTGGCGTTAATCAAATCAATCCCAAAGGGCGAGAAGTGGCCAAGCAATACTGAATTGCAGAAGCTCTGTATCACTCAGGCCAAGAAGCTGGAGGGGCGGAAATGGCTGTCAGAAGTTAGCAACATTCCCTTGCAGCAGTCGATCCGAGACCTAGCAGCCGCCTTGAAGAACTTCTTTGAGTCTCGGAAAGGGAGGCAGGTTGGATTCCCTCGCTTCAAGAAGAAAACCAACGAGCAGTCCGCGCGGTTCACGAGAGGCGGTTTTGCAATCAAGGGGAAGAAGGTTTACCTCGCCAAGATGGGTGAAGTCAAAATCAAGTGGTCTAGACCGCTGCCCGCTGAACCGAGTTCTGTGACAGTCATCAAAGACTGCGCTGGACGATATTTTCTCAGCTTTGTGGTTGAGGTTGAACCTGTTCACATCGAACCTAAGAACCAAGGGGTCGGCGTGGATTTGGGATTGGAAACGCTCGCCACATTGAGCACGGGTGAAAAGGTGAAAGCGCCCGACACCAGTGCGTTAGACCGCAAACTCCGTAAAGGGAAGCGCAAACTTGCCAGAGCAGTAAAAAGCTCAAAGCGGTACGAACGGTTGCGGATTGCGATTGCTCGTATTGAGTCCAAACAGCGTCATATACGCAAGGACTTCAACCAAAAGCTGGCAACTCGTTTAGTTCGAGACAACAGCGTGGTAGTGCTGGAAGACTTAAATGTCTCTGGCATGATGAAAAATCGGCGGCTGGCAAGAGCGATTCATCGAGCGGGCTGGCGGCAAATCAGAACGATGTGTGAGGCCAAGGGCAAGATGATTGCAGGGCGGGAAGTGAGAACCATCAACCGATGGGAGCCAACTTCTCAGGTCTGCTCTTGTTGTGGGTATCGATGGGGTAAGTTAGACCTCTCGATTCGGTCTGTAGTTTGCCTAAACTGTGGGGCTGAACACGATAGAGATGAGAATGCTAGCAAAAATATTGAGGCGGCAGGACTATGCCGACCTGAATGGGCGGACGCTAAGCAGTGTAAGACCTCCGTGGAGGCAGTTGCTTGTCCGCCTACCCGTCAGGAGTCAGCTTAA
- a CDS encoding sulfate/molybdate ABC transporter ATP-binding protein, with translation MGITIENVSKSFGSFQAVRQVDLDIASGSLVALLGPSGSGKSTLLRLIAGLEMPDTGRILLTGKDATYQSVQERNIGFVFQHYALFKHMTVRQNIAFGLELRKVPRAKIKARVEELLELVQLSGLGDRYPSQLSGGQRQRVALARALAVEPKVLLLDEPFGALDAKVRKELRAWLRHLHDDVHVTTVFVTHDQEEAMEVADQIVVMNKGQVEQVGTPAEIYDHPASPFVMSFIGPVNVLRSRVFQPTEDNAPHCDIFLRPRDIIIETSPNGNTVSARIHRIIHLGWEIQVELRLDDGQELMAHLSRERFDELRLEPQQQVFIKPREAKSFPLYYSI, from the coding sequence ATGGGCATCACCATTGAAAATGTTTCTAAGTCCTTTGGCTCCTTTCAAGCGGTCAGGCAGGTGGATTTGGATATTGCCAGTGGCTCTTTGGTGGCGCTGTTGGGGCCTTCAGGGTCTGGTAAATCCACACTGCTGCGGCTGATTGCGGGTCTAGAGATGCCCGATACTGGCCGGATTCTGCTCACGGGCAAGGATGCCACGTATCAAAGTGTGCAGGAGCGCAATATCGGTTTTGTCTTTCAGCACTATGCCCTCTTTAAGCACATGACGGTGCGCCAAAATATCGCCTTTGGTCTAGAGTTGCGCAAGGTGCCCCGCGCCAAGATTAAAGCCCGTGTTGAGGAATTGCTAGAGTTGGTGCAGCTATCGGGTTTGGGCGATCGCTATCCCTCCCAGTTATCGGGGGGACAACGTCAGCGAGTAGCCCTTGCCCGTGCCCTTGCCGTCGAACCGAAGGTGCTGTTACTGGATGAACCCTTTGGTGCCCTCGATGCCAAGGTGCGCAAGGAACTGCGAGCATGGCTGCGCCACCTCCACGATGATGTCCATGTGACAACGGTCTTCGTGACCCACGACCAAGAGGAAGCCATGGAAGTGGCGGATCAAATTGTCGTCATGAACAAAGGCCAAGTGGAGCAGGTGGGTACCCCCGCGGAAATTTACGACCATCCCGCCAGCCCCTTCGTCATGAGCTTTATTGGTCCTGTGAACGTCTTGCGCTCCCGCGTCTTTCAGCCAACCGAAGACAATGCCCCCCACTGCGATATTTTTCTACGCCCCCGCGACATCATTATTGAAACCAGTCCTAATGGCAATACGGTCTCAGCTCGCATCCACCGTATTATTCACCTCGGCTGGGAAATTCAGGTGGAACTGCGCCTCGATGATGGGCAGGAATTGATGGCTCACCTATCGCGGGAGCGATTTGATGAACTGCGCCTTGAACCCCAACAACAGGTCTTTATTAAGCCAAGGGAGGCAAAGTCTTTTCCCCTCTACTACAGCATTTAG
- the tnpA gene encoding IS200/IS605 family transposase — translation MTISFRRERHSVTDLRAHLVCVTKDGKHVFSAEELVLIEEVFRHVAKQMNFEILEISGESDHIHALIEYPPKLSISKIVNALKGVSSRRYGQAGYKKPHGKAALWSPSYFAVSVGGAPIKVLIEYMRNQKKPSL, via the coding sequence ATGACAATAAGTTTTAGGCGGGAAAGGCACAGCGTTACAGACTTAAGGGCTCACTTGGTCTGTGTAACCAAGGATGGAAAACATGTGTTTTCTGCTGAAGAGCTTGTGCTCATAGAAGAAGTCTTCCGGCACGTTGCAAAGCAGATGAATTTCGAGATCTTGGAAATCAGCGGGGAGTCTGATCACATCCACGCCTTGATTGAGTATCCACCAAAGTTGTCTATATCAAAAATCGTGAATGCCCTAAAAGGGGTTTCCAGTAGACGGTATGGACAGGCTGGATACAAAAAGCCTCACGGCAAAGCTGCCCTATGGAGTCCCAGTTACTTTGCCGTGTCGGTTGGCGGTGCCCCTATCAAGGTGCTGATTGAGTACATGAGAAATCAAAAAAAGCCGTCCTTGTAG
- a CDS encoding circularly permuted type 2 ATP-grasp protein gives MEFDNYDPGDFYDEWFLAKGQPRPFIQPLLQRVRSLPPGELQQRQKTAQQVMFNIGATFTVYGAAEGTERIMPFDILPRVIPAQEWQGLERGLKQRTAALNTFIADVYGDQKILKNGVIPRELIESAKGYLRPCHELKPPGGIWCHITGTDLVRDRDGTFYVLEDNLRCPSGVSYVLENRRVMKSTFPLVFKELQIQPVDEYPSHLLETLLNLAPLGLPDATVVVLTPGMYNSAYFEHSFLAQQMGVTLVEGRDLVVADGYLQMRTTKGLKRVDVVYRRIDDDFIDPAVFRPDSLLGVRGLMEVYRQGRVAIANALGTGVADDKVIYAYVPQMIRYYLGEEPLLPNVPTYLCWEPKQLDHVLKNLDSLVVKSANESGGYGMLIGCQATAEQRAEFAERIKANPRNYIAQPTLSLSRVPTLLGDEIVGCHVDLRPYILYGKDIYVHPGGLTRVAMKRGSLVVNSSQGGGSKDTWVLNE, from the coding sequence CTGGAATTTGATAACTACGATCCAGGAGACTTTTACGACGAGTGGTTTTTGGCCAAGGGGCAGCCGCGACCCTTCATTCAACCGCTTTTACAGCGGGTGCGATCGCTTCCCCCCGGAGAGCTACAACAACGCCAAAAAACGGCTCAACAGGTGATGTTTAACATTGGTGCCACCTTTACGGTTTATGGCGCTGCGGAGGGCACCGAACGCATTATGCCCTTTGACATTTTACCGCGTGTTATTCCAGCCCAAGAGTGGCAAGGCCTTGAACGGGGTCTCAAACAACGGACGGCAGCGCTGAATACATTTATTGCCGATGTCTATGGCGATCAAAAAATCCTTAAAAATGGTGTCATTCCGCGAGAGTTGATTGAGTCGGCCAAGGGCTATCTGCGTCCCTGCCACGAGCTGAAACCACCGGGCGGTATCTGGTGCCACATCACGGGAACTGACCTCGTGCGCGATCGCGACGGCACATTCTATGTGCTAGAGGATAACCTGCGCTGTCCCTCAGGGGTCTCCTACGTGCTGGAAAACCGGCGTGTGATGAAAAGCACGTTTCCCCTAGTCTTCAAAGAACTGCAAATTCAACCCGTGGACGAGTACCCCAGCCATCTCCTCGAAACCCTGTTGAACCTTGCGCCCCTCGGCCTGCCAGATGCCACTGTGGTCGTGCTGACGCCGGGAATGTACAATTCGGCCTATTTTGAGCATTCCTTCTTGGCTCAACAAATGGGGGTGACGCTCGTGGAAGGGCGGGATCTCGTGGTTGCCGATGGTTACTTACAAATGCGCACCACCAAAGGCCTCAAGCGGGTGGATGTGGTCTATCGCCGCATTGATGATGACTTTATTGACCCCGCCGTATTTCGTCCTGATTCGCTGCTGGGGGTCAGAGGCTTGATGGAAGTGTATCGCCAAGGGCGGGTGGCGATCGCCAATGCCCTCGGCACGGGTGTGGCCGATGACAAGGTGATTTATGCCTATGTGCCGCAAATGATTCGCTACTATCTTGGCGAGGAACCCCTCCTTCCCAATGTGCCCACCTACCTCTGCTGGGAGCCGAAACAATTGGATCATGTGCTCAAGAACCTCGATTCCCTCGTGGTGAAATCCGCCAACGAGTCCGGCGGCTATGGCATGCTCATTGGCTGTCAAGCCACTGCTGAGCAGCGAGCAGAATTTGCAGAACGCATCAAAGCCAATCCCCGCAACTACATTGCCCAGCCCACCCTGTCCCTATCGCGGGTGCCCACCCTTCTCGGTGATGAAATTGTTGGCTGCCATGTGGACTTACGCCCCTATATTCTCTATGGCAAAGACATCTACGTGCACCCCGGTGGACTGACGCGAGTAGCGATGAAACGGGGTTCCTTGGTGGTCAATTCATCCCAAGGGGGCGGCAGTAAGGATACTTGGGTATTGAACGAATAG
- the fabI gene encoding enoyl-ACP reductase FabI, with the protein MLLDLSGKRALVTGIANNRSIAWGIAQQLHAAGAELAVTYLPDERGKLKQKVEELTAPLTPKLLLPLEVQQPQLIDEAFAAIQSTWGGLDILIHCLAFAQKEDLSGDFSAVSLEGFNLALDISAYSLISLSRAAKPLMTNGGSIITLTYLGGVRVVPNYNVMGIAKAALEMNVRYLAAELGPQNIRVNGISAGPIRTLASSAVGGILDMIHHVEATAPLRRTVTQTEVGTAAAFLASDLASGITGQILYVDSGYCIMGM; encoded by the coding sequence ATGCTCCTAGACCTATCGGGAAAACGCGCCCTTGTCACAGGTATTGCTAATAACCGCTCGATTGCTTGGGGGATTGCCCAACAGCTCCATGCAGCGGGTGCCGAACTAGCAGTGACGTACCTTCCCGACGAGCGGGGGAAGCTGAAGCAAAAGGTCGAGGAACTCACTGCACCCCTGACCCCCAAACTTCTCTTGCCCCTTGAGGTGCAGCAACCTCAACTAATTGACGAGGCCTTTGCGGCGATTCAATCCACATGGGGTGGCCTAGATATTTTGATTCACTGCTTGGCCTTTGCCCAAAAAGAAGATCTCAGTGGTGACTTTTCAGCCGTTTCCCTTGAAGGATTTAATCTCGCTCTCGACATCAGTGCCTACTCCCTCATTTCCCTTAGCCGTGCCGCTAAACCATTGATGACCAACGGCGGGTCAATCATTACCCTCACCTATTTGGGGGGTGTGCGGGTTGTGCCGAACTACAATGTCATGGGCATTGCCAAGGCAGCCCTAGAAATGAATGTGCGCTACCTAGCGGCAGAACTAGGGCCTCAGAATATTCGTGTCAATGGTATCTCCGCAGGTCCGATTCGTACGTTGGCCTCTTCGGCGGTGGGGGGGATTCTCGATATGATTCACCATGTGGAAGCCACAGCCCCCCTACGGCGTACTGTCACGCAAACGGAGGTGGGCACTGCAGCAGCCTTTCTGGCCAGTGATCTTGCCAGTGGGATTACGGGGCAAATTCTTTATGTTGACTCCGGCTACTGCATCATGGGGATGTAA
- a CDS encoding type 1 glutamine amidotransferase, translating to MRLHYLQHVPFETPAHIAQWAIARGFDWQGSHLYAGESLPALTEVDALIVMGGPMGVHDEAVYPWLGAEKAFLRQAIARGLPVLGICLGAQLLAQVLGAEVTTAPMKEIGWFPIELTAAAQAHPWFQDWPPQLTVLHWHGEMFSLPPQALHLAKSAACPQQGFLWRDRVMGLQFHLEVTPASLGELIQHCQHELVLGPYIQSAPEIQAQAAQTALLTPYLERLLERWIQS from the coding sequence ATGCGGCTGCACTACCTCCAGCACGTGCCCTTTGAGACCCCCGCCCACATTGCGCAGTGGGCGATCGCCCGTGGTTTTGATTGGCAAGGCAGTCATCTTTATGCGGGCGAGTCGCTACCCGCATTGACGGAGGTGGATGCGCTGATCGTTATGGGCGGCCCCATGGGGGTACACGATGAGGCTGTTTATCCGTGGTTAGGGGCTGAAAAGGCCTTTTTGCGCCAAGCGATCGCCCGTGGCTTACCAGTTCTAGGCATTTGTCTGGGTGCTCAACTATTGGCGCAAGTCCTCGGGGCGGAGGTCACCACAGCACCCATGAAGGAAATTGGTTGGTTTCCCATTGAATTGACCGCTGCTGCCCAAGCCCATCCTTGGTTTCAAGATTGGCCACCTCAACTGACGGTACTCCATTGGCACGGCGAGATGTTTAGCTTACCCCCGCAGGCGCTCCATTTGGCCAAAAGTGCTGCCTGTCCACAGCAGGGTTTTCTGTGGCGCGATCGCGTTATGGGCCTTCAGTTTCACCTAGAAGTGACGCCGGCGAGCCTTGGGGAGTTGATTCAGCATTGCCAGCACGAACTGGTACTTGGCCCTTATATTCAATCGGCACCAGAGATTCAAGCTCAAGCGGCACAAACAGCACTCTTGACCCCCTATCTGGAACGTTTACTTGAGCGCTGGATTCAGTCGTGA